A single genomic interval of Spirosoma taeanense harbors:
- a CDS encoding TonB-dependent receptor: MKKFVLLPVFFLSVMAYGQQVITGRVTDRQGEALVGATIVEKNTNNGTTTNATGQYQITTRSASPVLVFSYVGFQRTEIPVNGQTPLNATLEEANTLTQVNVVGSRNLNRSVTDSPSPIDLIDIREVTSKTGQLDLNQLLQFAAPSFNSNRQTGSDGADHVDPATLRGLGPDQTLVLINGKRRHQSSLVNLFGTRGRGNTGTDLNAISAAAIERIEILRDGASAQYGSDAIAGVINIVLKSNVNEFTGNVNYGMYQAKYRFDDKKFDGANVNVNANYGWRIGREGFVNLTADYNFRDHTQRANVPTDIARRQYGDPKIQNTSFYVNSAIPVSANAQIYAFGGLNLRRGDAYAWTRFADSDRNIPSIYPNGFDPIISSNIVDGSFAAGIRGLWKGWNVDLGNVFGSNRFHYTVNNTLNTSLGANSPTSFDAGGFQLQQNVTGLHFTRNFKNTLQGLNIAFGSEFRAERYLIFAGEEASYRNYDPTKPGGSQGFPGYQPGDVINKGRTNLGVYVDTEADITNAFMLGAAVRFENYSDFGSTLNGKLSTRLRLSDKFTLRATASTGFRAPSLAQIYFNSTFTNFVNGQPVEVLLARNNSAVTQKLGIPSLKQETSRNLSVGFTGRLASNFTVTVDGYLVNVKDRVVLTGAFTNDDPDIGADLQALRVGQAQFFTNAVSTTTRGLDVILAHSAALGRGRLNTTLAANFNRLTVDEVKTNDRLRGKEDTYFDLRERKFVEASAPPSKINLTLDYGLDRWTIVARAIRFGQVELANYNVYEGDPTLNFLDVYTPRITTDLSVGYRLTNQVRLTLGGTNIFNVYPNLHDPTLTESGGAWDPVQMGSNGAFWYAKLNLRF; the protein is encoded by the coding sequence ATGAAAAAATTCGTACTCCTCCCCGTGTTCTTTTTGTCGGTAATGGCCTATGGTCAGCAAGTCATTACGGGCCGGGTAACCGACCGGCAGGGCGAAGCCCTTGTTGGGGCTACCATTGTTGAGAAGAATACCAACAACGGCACCACTACCAATGCCACCGGCCAGTATCAGATTACCACCCGCTCGGCCAGTCCTGTACTGGTTTTTTCGTACGTCGGCTTTCAGCGAACCGAAATACCGGTAAATGGGCAGACGCCCCTCAATGCCACCCTGGAAGAAGCCAATACGCTCACGCAGGTGAATGTAGTTGGTTCGCGTAACCTCAACCGCTCCGTCACCGATTCCCCTTCTCCGATTGATCTCATCGACATTCGGGAGGTAACGAGTAAAACCGGGCAGCTTGACCTCAACCAGCTCCTGCAGTTTGCTGCGCCCTCGTTTAACTCCAACCGCCAGACCGGTTCCGACGGGGCCGACCACGTTGACCCCGCCACCCTGCGCGGCCTCGGCCCTGACCAGACGCTGGTGCTGATCAACGGCAAACGGCGGCATCAGTCGTCGCTGGTGAATCTGTTCGGTACCCGCGGCCGGGGCAATACAGGCACCGACCTGAACGCCATTTCGGCGGCCGCTATCGAGCGGATTGAAATTCTGCGCGATGGCGCTTCGGCCCAGTACGGCTCCGACGCTATTGCGGGGGTAATCAACATTGTGTTGAAATCGAACGTCAACGAATTCACCGGTAATGTCAACTACGGCATGTATCAGGCGAAATACCGGTTTGACGACAAGAAGTTCGACGGGGCCAATGTGAATGTAAACGCCAACTATGGCTGGCGCATCGGTCGGGAGGGGTTCGTGAACCTTACCGCCGATTATAACTTCCGCGACCATACCCAGCGGGCCAACGTACCTACGGATATTGCCCGGCGGCAATACGGCGATCCTAAAATTCAGAATACATCATTCTACGTCAACTCCGCTATTCCTGTAAGCGCCAACGCACAGATCTACGCATTCGGTGGGCTGAACCTCCGCCGGGGTGACGCCTATGCCTGGACCCGCTTTGCCGATAGCGACCGGAACATACCCTCCATTTACCCCAACGGCTTCGACCCCATCATTTCCAGCAATATTGTCGACGGCTCTTTTGCCGCCGGAATCCGCGGCCTCTGGAAAGGCTGGAACGTAGATTTAGGCAATGTGTTCGGGAGCAACCGGTTCCACTATACCGTCAACAACACCCTGAACACCTCGCTGGGCGCCAATTCTCCTACGTCGTTCGATGCGGGTGGCTTTCAGTTGCAGCAGAACGTAACGGGTCTGCACTTCACCCGCAACTTCAAAAATACCTTACAGGGCCTTAACATTGCGTTCGGCAGTGAATTCCGGGCCGAGCGCTACCTGATCTTTGCCGGAGAGGAAGCTTCATACCGAAACTATGACCCAACCAAACCCGGCGGCTCACAGGGCTTTCCGGGTTATCAGCCGGGCGACGTAATTAACAAAGGCCGAACCAACCTAGGGGTTTACGTGGATACCGAAGCCGACATTACGAATGCCTTTATGCTGGGGGCAGCCGTGCGCTTTGAGAACTACAGCGACTTCGGAAGCACCCTGAACGGCAAGCTCTCGACCCGGCTTCGGCTGAGTGACAAATTCACCCTTCGGGCTACGGCCAGCACTGGCTTCCGGGCGCCCTCGCTTGCCCAGATTTACTTCAACTCCACCTTCACCAACTTTGTAAACGGCCAACCGGTAGAGGTTCTGCTGGCCCGCAACAATAGCGCCGTTACGCAGAAACTGGGAATACCTTCGCTGAAGCAGGAAACCTCTCGGAACCTCAGCGTGGGTTTCACCGGTCGGCTGGCGTCTAACTTTACCGTAACGGTAGATGGCTACCTGGTGAACGTAAAGGACCGGGTTGTGCTGACCGGTGCCTTCACAAATGATGACCCCGATATTGGAGCCGATCTCCAGGCACTGCGCGTTGGGCAGGCCCAGTTCTTCACCAATGCCGTATCAACCACCACCCGGGGACTGGATGTGATTCTGGCGCACAGTGCCGCCCTGGGTCGGGGCCGACTCAACACCACGCTGGCGGCCAATTTCAACCGACTGACGGTGGATGAGGTAAAAACCAACGATCGGCTGCGGGGTAAGGAAGACACCTACTTTGACCTGCGGGAACGCAAGTTTGTGGAAGCCTCCGCTCCGCCATCCAAGATTAACCTGACGCTGGATTACGGCCTTGACCGGTGGACGATTGTCGCCCGCGCCATCCGGTTCGGACAGGTAGAGCTGGCGAACTACAACGTATATGAAGGCGATCCCACGCTCAACTTTCTGGATGTCTACACCCCCCGCATCACCACCGACCTATCGGTTGGCTACCGGCTGACGAACCAGGTCCGGCTTACGTTGGGTGGTACCAACATCTTCAACGTCTACCCTAACCTCCATGATCCCACCCTCACCGAATCGGGTGGTGCCTGGGACCCCGTGCAGATGGGCAGCAACGGCGCCTTCTGGTACGCAAAGCTGAATCTTCGGTTTTAG